In Miscanthus floridulus cultivar M001 chromosome 8, ASM1932011v1, whole genome shotgun sequence, the sequence CGACTCCGATatcagttgttagtcgctgaattcttactcttggtagtagcagaattcttactctcatcgagagaggataacactaggagttggggtaattttctggtttatttctcacacaaatgtcatgccaacctgaagggttggggatacatatttataagctgctagccagccaagcatatgccaaaataccaagcatatgccaagatgccaaacatatgccaagatgccaagcatatgtcaagatgctagtcctagatgctaaggTGATGTCCTAGatctgtcctagatgctagtcctagatgctgtcctagataatcctagatgctagtcctatatgttgtcctagatgcagccccacaaagaccagccaacacagagacttatccatcacatTAGTCAGTTTGTCCTTTTTTTGGTTAGTCATGGGTTATGTGGAGATTGTCAACTGAAAGATGCCTGTGAAGAATCTATAGTTGTTGCAGTCCTCAACTTCTTGTCTTTTCGTTGTGGAAGTCAAAAGTCCTCTGATTTATTCTGCTCTTTTCCAATTTCAAGGTCCGATCAAGCGCAAGGGCATGCTACAGGATGTTCTCAAGGATTTGGCCTGACCGTTCACATCAGCTGTACTCATCTTTTGAACCATCCAGACAGAAAGTATTTCCTTAAACTTATCTTGCGTTGAGGAAATTTATTAGACATACTAATCATCTGATCATGTAACTACATTTCTTTATGTAGATGATAAATGATGAAGATGCTGAGACACCTCAAAGGCATCTTCCTCCAGTTAAATTAAGGCAGCCTCAACCTAGTTCTTTCGTTCCAGCTGTAATAGATAAAGTTGTTAAGGTCGATTCTGGGACATCATTTTCTTCTGGAGACCTGCAACCATCAGACAGACTATACCTCCAGTGTGATGATATGACCTCAAAAGGCCCAGACGAAGGCAATAAGGATGACACTTTGACTATTGGAAGTTCTTTTGAGGATAAGATCACGCTAAGAAAAGTAGAAACTAAAGACAGAGATACTGAGAAATATGATTCAGGTACCTgtcatgaaaaaaaaaacaaattttatCATTACCTGTAAACACTTGTTTTTTAATTTGTTTAACTGGAAATATTAGGCTCTGCTGACCAATTTATTGCATAAATTCAGGCAACAGTGCAGGTGTCAATTTATCGGCTTGTGACCCACCAACTGCCACTCCCATTGCAACAGAAGCACCTTCAGAAATGTCACTGAATGATGCAGCTGTTGTAACAATTGTTCAAGATAAGGCTGAATGCAGGCCGAATGTTGAACCGATAACTCAGCAAGTTCAAGGACGAGAAGATCCTTCTGAATTGACGTGCCTGCCACCTGCAGTTAACTCGAAAGGTCCAGGGAACCTGCTAAAGGAAAACCCTGTTGAATTAAGTTCTGATGCTGGATCAAGTGGAAAAGTAGGAACTCATAAGAAGAGTGCTGTTTCTAAGGAGCCACGTGGTAGTTACACCCCTAACTTCCGTCGACCTCTCTTGAGTAAGCAGATGACAAATTGGTTTTATGCCAGTACCAAAAGTGATATACATGAGAAGCAACTCACTTTGGGAGAAGTGGTCAGTAACATGGATGTGCCCTCATCTCTTACAGAGGCACTTTCTTTAGGTCTTAACCCAAGATCAGATTGGATGATGAAGGTATATGCATTCAGTTTCTTAAGGCAGTGTTTGCTAGAACGTGGATCAAAAAGCACTCAGGAAGTTGCACAAAATTTTGAGAAGGTTATGAGGCTTGTTTGTCGATATCTGGATGATTCCCATCACAAAGTGGCACAGGCCGCTCTCTCATCACTAGCTGAGATCATGCCAGCTTTCAAGAAGCCTTTTGAACATTATCTCGACAAGACACTGCCCCGTATTTTCTCTCAGTTAAATGATCCAAAGGAATCAATCAAGCAGCAGTGCTTGGCAATTTTGAAACATGCAAATGAAAGTTATCCCATTGATTCTCTTTTACCCGCCTTACTTCGTTCGCTAGATGAGCAGAAATCTCCCAAGGCAAAACTGGCAGTTCTTGAGTTTGCAAATGCCTCTTTTGTAAAATGCACAGTCAATTCTGAAAGCTATTCTAGCAGCAGTTTCCTTAAGCCATGGTTGGGAAAGCTTGCCCTTTTGTTTAATgataaaaacaaaaaactgaaggagGTTACAGTGGTTGGTTTCTCATCTATTTATTCTCATTATGACCCTGAATCCATGTTAAGCTTTTTGGTCACCTTGTCAATGGAAGAACAAAAGCGGCTAAGACGGGCAATGATGCAATTAATACCTACAATAGAAAGTGACTTGGAAGAGTTCTTGCAACAAAAGAGACATAAGCAAAAGGCTCCATCTTTTGATGCTTTCACTGCTAAATCACCACTTCATCCTGCATCTCAATCTGCAAAATCACCCCTGCATCCTGCTTATCGATCTTCTAAATCACCACTCCATCCTCGATCTGCTAAATCACCACTTCATTCCGCATATAAATATGCTAAGTCACCACTGCATCCCTCATATCAATCTGCTAAATCACCGCTGCATCCAGCATATCAATCTAGTTCTGTTAAGACTGATGATTGTTTCAGTTCTGCACTCCAGTGTCTCCCAAATTTATCTTTGGAAGTCCCGGAGCACCATACTGAAAGGATTGAGTTTGAATCATCTAATGAATCTTATGGTCACAAAACAGAAATGATGGACAAGAAGTCTTGTACCGTGAGGTCAAGGAATGATCTCCCGAGAAGAAGTGACTTTAGTGTGATATCAGATAACATAGTTCAGAGTGCAAGCAGGGACAGTCGGAGTACGAAGATATTTGATGAACCAAATGATAGTGAACTGCACATAAATACCAGAAAAAACAAAGTTGTGAGGATGAGGAATGACTGCCAGGATCATGAGGTAAGCATTTCCCAGTCTGTTTTTTAGATGCAATTTCTCAGTCATCTCTCTCATAACATAGCACTTTGCACATACATCAGATCTCTAAAATTTTGACTAACCTGATGGTGTTTTGTTTGATAACTACTATTTAGCTTCTTCTCTTTCTGCAACAGTTACATGCTGTAAGTGTCTTATGAGCTTTCTTTTACAAAGCTTGGTAATGGATTTTTCATTTTCTATTAATAGGAGGCAGTGAGTCAATTGGAAGAAGATTCTGAAACGAGCGGACACTCAGTGCCCACCAAGGTTAGATTATTTTGACGGGCTGTTGTTTTTTCATATGTTGTAATCACCTCAATATCATTTTTGTTTCAGGGGTATTTCTCCTCCCCTGGTTATTTTGCTGGACATCACCTCATCTTGCACTCGTTTTCAGAATTTACAACCGATGTCTTCTTCCCTTCTTGAGATGCTTGATGATCCAGATGTGCCCACAAGAGAGCTTGCGCTTTCTCTGTTGGTTGAAATTCTTGAAAAGCACGTAAGCTTTTCTGAGACTCGTTAGCAGTGACTACTTGTTTGCTTCCTACATCTAACATGTGCCATTATTGAATACCATTTTCCATGATAACGACCCTTTGCCTTGCCCTTTCCATCCAGCGAAAGGCGATGGAGAACTGTGTTGAACTTCTTATAGCTAAACTGCTGCATGCAACCAAAGACGGTGCCTTGAAGGTAATACACTTGCAGTGCTTGGTTCAGCTCGCATTTGCTGATGCAACCAATCAACCATAAAGTTGGCATCTGAGGCCTTCATGTCACTGTCGCTGCAGGTTGTAAATCAGGCCCATATCTGCTTGACAACTGTGGTCACTCAATTTGACCCACTGAGATGCCTTGGGGTACGCTTGTTTTTGCATTTTTGTTAGTGTTATAGCTGTCGATACCTTTTGAGCTGAATCTCATGGATAGAGGCCTTGAACGGCTTGTTGTTGTTTTCCCCTTTATTACTGTTGTTTACCTTTTTGTAAGCAATCTTATATTTCTCATTTAAACATGTAGGCCATAGCTTCTCAGTTGGCCAGCCAGGATGAGAAAATTCTTATTATAAGCATCAATAGTTTGAGCAAGGTAATCAGCACACCAAGTTTCGTTATGTAAATTTTATGATTATCATGTTTGCAAACCAGTTAGGAAACTAGTGCTATGAGCCTCAATTTTAGCTTTAACATATTCATGGCTTGAACTGGGAGTCAACTAGCATTTAGCCGCATGCATGTGTACAGCTCATTGTCCTACTTTGA encodes:
- the LOC136478351 gene encoding CLIP-associated protein-like, producing MAMSAAVARLRELAPAPGAEEELELDDAGAAALAECCAGLLRPGGGGDAGAAREALEALCAAGVGGSMRRHADGLAPLVVARLGDGHAAVREAARRYLLLLMEMKEMNARTENTEPNSCMPDDQHVHYTTIEMESSGTSQARKNSKDKMSTRDISLLAGEGDITRKLVEPIKVFSEKDLLREIEKAVSTLQPDNEWSIRITAMQRVEGLVLGGAADYSAFPMLLKQLVTPLITQLLDRRSSVVKQACHLLNFLSKELLRDFEPYAELLIPVLLKNVVITILVIAESADNCIKEMLRNCKVARILPRIIEFAKNDKSAVLRARCCEYAILMLEYWVDTPEIQRSADLYEDLIKCCIADSTSEVRSSARACYRMFSRIWPDRSHQLYSSFEPSRQKMINDEDAETPQRHLPPVKLRQPQPSSFVPAVIDKVVKVDSGTSFSSGDLQPSDRLYLQCDDMTSKGPDEGNKDDTLTIGSSFEDKITLRKVETKDRDTEKYDSGNSAGVNLSACDPPTATPIATEAPSEMSLNDAAVVTIVQDKAECRPNVEPITQQVQGREDPSELTCLPPAVNSKGPGNLLKENPVELSSDAGSSGKVGTHKKSAVSKEPRGSYTPNFRRPLLSKQMTNWFYASTKSDIHEKQLTLGEVVSNMDVPSSLTEALSLGLNPRSDWMMKVYAFSFLRQCLLERGSKSTQEVAQNFEKVMRLVCRYLDDSHHKVAQAALSSLAEIMPAFKKPFEHYLDKTLPRIFSQLNDPKESIKQQCLAILKHANESYPIDSLLPALLRSLDEQKSPKAKLAVLEFANASFVKCTVNSESYSSSSFLKPWLGKLALLFNDKNKKLKEVTVVGFSSIYSHYDPESMLSFLVTLSMEEQKRLRRAMMQLIPTIESDLEEFLQQKRHKQKAPSFDAFTAKSPLHPASQSAKSPLHPAYRSSKSPLHPRSAKSPLHSAYKYAKSPLHPSYQSAKSPLHPAYQSSSVKTDDCFSSALQCLPNLSLEVPEHHTERIEFESSNESYGHKTEMMDKKSCTVRSRNDLPRRSDFSVISDNIVQSASRDSRSTKIFDEPNDSELHINTRKNKVVRMRNDCQDHEEAVSQLEEDSETSGHSVPTKNLQPMSSSLLEMLDDPDVPTRELALSLLVEILEKHRKAMENCVELLIAKLLHATKDGALKVVNQAHICLTTVVTQFDPLRCLGAIASQLASQDEKILIISINSLSKLVIRLSEDNLMAHLSTFLPALLDAFENRSPYVRKAAMVCVVDAYLKLGPALLPYLEDLDSAQLQLVTTYASRLSQARLIAADG